The Phycisphaerales bacterium AB-hyl4 genome has a window encoding:
- a CDS encoding DinB family protein: MDTTIETLLLGWRENGQLARQLLADIPDEAMTDQPGGVVNHPAWTLAHLNHYHTAILSLVRGEPVADPGEQPNAEHYDAGSTPVDDPARYPSKAELLAAYEQVHQEVEQLLQDAPPKRLTQPPGLERWAEGFGTTAKALSYLMIFHESVHLGQVMAWKRAMDR, from the coding sequence ATGGACACGACGATCGAGACGTTGCTGCTGGGCTGGCGCGAGAACGGCCAACTCGCCCGGCAGCTGCTGGCCGATATTCCCGACGAGGCGATGACCGATCAGCCGGGCGGGGTGGTCAACCATCCGGCTTGGACGCTGGCGCACCTGAACCACTACCACACTGCGATCTTGAGCCTGGTGCGGGGCGAGCCGGTGGCCGATCCGGGTGAGCAGCCCAATGCCGAGCACTACGACGCCGGCTCCACGCCCGTGGACGATCCAGCCCGGTACCCGAGCAAGGCTGAGCTGCTGGCGGCGTACGAGCAGGTCCATCAGGAAGTCGAGCAGCTTTTGCAGGATGCTCCGCCGAAGCGACTCACTCAGCCGCCGGGGCTCGAGCGGTGGGCGGAGGGCTTCGGCACTACCGCCAAAGCGCTGAGCTACCTGATGATCTTTCACGAGTCGGTACACCTGGGTCAGGTGATGGCCTGGAAACGGGCGATGGATAGGTAG
- a CDS encoding RNA polymerase sigma factor → MHEKVDAIYRAQSRRVYATLVRLLGDFDLAEEAMHDAFAAAVEQWPWAGVPANPRAWLVSTGRFKAIDTLRRRARFDASLAQLAERLGTAAEAPPIVEDEGVVDDRLRLIFTCCHPALPPDAQIALTLREVCGLTTEQIARAFLTTAPTIAQRIVRAKRKIRDARIPYDTPARDELPSRLDAVLRVIYLVFNEGYSASSGDTLTRPDLSNEAIRLARLLIDLLPEPPEPDAMGLLALMLLHESRRAARTSPAGELVLLEEQDRSLWDRKLIAEGTALVERAFSSGRIGPYTLQAAIVAVHAEAPTAAATDWSRVVDLYAVLLRVNPSPVIELNRAVAIAMRDGPAAGLTLIDALLAHGALEEYQPAHAARADLCRRLGRTAEARISYERALTLTRQTPERRFIERRLQSLHLST, encoded by the coding sequence ATGCATGAAAAGGTGGACGCCATCTACCGCGCCCAGTCGCGGCGGGTGTACGCCACGCTGGTGCGTCTGCTGGGCGACTTCGACCTCGCCGAGGAGGCGATGCACGACGCCTTCGCCGCGGCGGTCGAGCAGTGGCCGTGGGCGGGCGTGCCTGCGAATCCGCGGGCCTGGCTCGTCTCGACCGGCCGCTTTAAGGCGATCGACACACTGCGCCGCCGTGCTCGCTTTGATGCGTCGCTGGCGCAGCTCGCGGAGCGGCTGGGCACTGCCGCCGAGGCTCCCCCTATCGTGGAGGACGAAGGCGTTGTCGATGATCGCCTGAGACTGATCTTCACCTGCTGCCACCCCGCGCTGCCGCCCGATGCTCAGATAGCGCTGACGCTGCGCGAAGTGTGTGGGCTCACGACCGAGCAGATCGCCCGCGCGTTTCTCACCACAGCGCCGACCATCGCCCAGCGCATCGTGCGCGCCAAACGCAAGATTCGCGATGCGCGCATTCCCTACGACACACCGGCGCGTGACGAGTTACCCAGCCGGCTGGATGCCGTGCTCCGTGTGATCTATTTGGTGTTCAACGAAGGCTATTCCGCGTCATCCGGTGATACGCTGACGCGACCCGACCTCTCCAACGAAGCGATTCGACTGGCTCGTCTGCTGATCGACCTGCTGCCCGAGCCCCCGGAGCCCGACGCGATGGGGTTGCTGGCGCTGATGCTGTTGCACGAATCACGCCGTGCCGCGCGCACTTCGCCGGCGGGCGAACTCGTGCTGCTCGAGGAGCAGGATCGCTCGCTGTGGGACCGGAAGCTGATCGCCGAGGGCACGGCGCTGGTGGAGCGGGCGTTTAGCTCAGGCCGTATTGGCCCGTACACGCTCCAAGCTGCGATTGTGGCCGTGCATGCCGAGGCACCCACCGCCGCCGCGACCGACTGGTCCCGGGTCGTTGATTTATATGCCGTGCTGTTGCGTGTAAACCCTTCGCCCGTGATCGAACTGAACCGCGCTGTGGCAATCGCGATGCGCGATGGTCCGGCGGCGGGTTTGACGCTGATCGACGCCCTCCTGGCCCATGGCGCGTTGGAGGAATATCAACCGGCCCATGCCGCCCGAGCCGACCTGTGCCGCCGGCTGGGCCGAACGGCCGAAGCCCGCATTTCCTACGAACGCGCTCTCACGCTCACGCGACAAACGCCCGAGCGTCGCTTCATCGAAAGGCGGTTGCAGTCGCTGCACCTCAGCACATGA
- a CDS encoding RraA family protein: MSQAALNFHRSIIPLNRATAKVKDNMHQKMNTDKLQQSRDTIESVELSIPESELCARFEKLYSGAVNDVLREMCMPSQALPPEIMPLRDEMVVCGPAFTVKSVKDPTMGGELEMRVKMLDDLKPGHIVVWNAHGQMRASHWGGVMTQASLKAGCRGAIIDGGIRDTKDILSQKFPIWYRYRTSTGALAHTKVVSYQTPVFVGDVIIKPGDIILADIDGALVIPRQMAVGVLERAEQIERNEGEIKEWVDAGLSAAEIHDRGGYF, encoded by the coding sequence ATGTCGCAGGCGGCGCTCAACTTCCATAGGTCGATCATCCCACTAAACCGTGCGACCGCGAAAGTGAAGGACAATATGCACCAGAAAATGAACACTGACAAGTTACAGCAAAGCCGTGATACCATCGAAAGCGTCGAGCTATCCATACCCGAAAGCGAACTGTGTGCGCGTTTCGAGAAGCTGTATTCGGGTGCGGTGAATGATGTGTTGCGGGAAATGTGCATGCCTTCTCAGGCACTCCCGCCGGAGATCATGCCGTTGCGTGATGAGATGGTGGTTTGCGGGCCGGCTTTCACCGTGAAATCTGTGAAGGACCCGACCATGGGCGGGGAGTTGGAGATGCGTGTAAAGATGCTTGACGATCTTAAACCGGGGCATATTGTCGTATGGAACGCCCATGGCCAAATGCGTGCCAGTCACTGGGGTGGTGTGATGACGCAGGCCAGTCTCAAGGCTGGTTGCCGCGGCGCGATCATAGACGGCGGCATTCGCGATACCAAAGACATTCTCAGTCAAAAGTTCCCCATCTGGTATCGCTATCGGACCAGTACAGGCGCGTTGGCGCATACCAAAGTGGTGTCGTATCAAACGCCGGTGTTTGTAGGCGATGTCATCATCAAGCCAGGCGACATCATCCTCGCGGATATTGATGGCGCGTTGGTCATCCCACGTCAAATGGCGGTTGGCGTGCTCGAGCGTGCAGAGCAGATCGAACGCAACGAAGGCGAGATCAAGGAATGGGTTGACGCCGGTCTGAGTGCTGCGGAAATTCATGACCGCGGTGGATATTTTTGA
- a CDS encoding YciI family protein, translated as MKYVCLVYGDEKAMHEFPDEECVAYSEEIGASGHRLGGEALQPVETATTIRVRGGSVSTTDGPFAETKEQLAGFYLIEARDLNEAIRLASRIPPARIGSIEVRPVRELMTQQPRSAGAAAEAP; from the coding sequence ATGAAATACGTGTGCCTGGTTTACGGCGACGAGAAGGCGATGCATGAATTTCCGGACGAGGAGTGTGTGGCCTACAGCGAGGAGATCGGCGCCAGCGGCCATCGCCTCGGCGGGGAGGCACTCCAACCGGTGGAGACGGCGACGACCATCCGCGTTCGCGGCGGCAGCGTTTCCACCACCGACGGCCCCTTTGCCGAGACGAAGGAGCAGCTCGCCGGCTTCTACCTGATCGAAGCCCGCGATCTCAACGAAGCCATCCGACTCGCCTCGCGCATCCCCCCGGCCCGCATCGGGAGCATCGAGGTCCGGCCGGTGCGGGAGCTTATGACGCAGCAGCCACGCAGCGCCGGTGCTGCCGCGGAGGCACCGTGA
- a CDS encoding YciI family protein, with the protein MKVMVLVKATPRSEAGEMPSEQLFAEMGKFNEELANAGILLAAGEGLKPSSEGIRVRFSGKDRAVIDGPFVETKELVAGFWLWQVNSMQEAIDWVKRCPNPMPDDSEIEIRPIFEADDFDEVFTPELREQEERLRAKLEKR; encoded by the coding sequence ATGAAAGTCATGGTTCTGGTTAAAGCGACGCCGAGGTCCGAAGCGGGCGAGATGCCGAGCGAACAACTTTTTGCCGAGATGGGCAAGTTCAATGAAGAGCTGGCCAATGCCGGCATCCTGCTCGCCGCTGGGGAAGGCCTGAAGCCGAGCTCTGAAGGTATTCGCGTTCGCTTCTCCGGAAAGGACCGCGCCGTCATCGACGGCCCGTTCGTCGAGACGAAGGAACTCGTCGCCGGCTTCTGGCTCTGGCAGGTGAACTCGATGCAGGAGGCGATCGACTGGGTTAAGCGTTGTCCCAATCCGATGCCTGACGATTCCGAGATCGAGATTCGGCCGATCTTCGAGGCGGACGATTTTGACGAGGTGTTTACGCCTGAGCTGCGTGAACAGGAGGAGCGTTTGCGCGCGAAGCTTGAGAAGCGGTAG
- a CDS encoding VOC family protein — translation MENIQTITPCLWFDGQAEEAATFYTSVFKNSSIGHVTRVGEASAKVSGQVVGSVLAIDFQLDGRPFSAINGGPMFKFNEAISFQINCQTQNEVDYYWEKLSAVPEAERCGWLKDRFDVSWQVIPMVLFKMLADPDPEKSQRAMQAMLQMKKLDIDKLERAYAG, via the coding sequence ATGGAAAACATTCAAACGATCACCCCCTGTTTATGGTTTGATGGCCAGGCTGAAGAGGCGGCGACGTTCTATACCTCCGTCTTCAAGAATTCCAGCATCGGCCACGTCACTCGCGTGGGCGAAGCCTCGGCCAAAGTTTCCGGGCAAGTGGTGGGATCGGTGCTGGCCATCGACTTTCAACTCGATGGGCGGCCGTTCAGCGCGATCAACGGAGGCCCAATGTTCAAGTTCAACGAGGCCATCTCGTTTCAGATCAACTGCCAGACGCAGAACGAAGTCGACTATTACTGGGAGAAGCTTTCCGCCGTTCCGGAAGCGGAACGCTGTGGCTGGCTCAAGGACAGGTTCGATGTGTCATGGCAGGTCATTCCCATGGTGCTGTTCAAGATGCTGGCGGACCCCGATCCTGAAAAATCTCAGCGGGCTATGCAGGCCATGCTGCAAATGAAGAAGCTCGACATTGACAAGCTGGAGCGAGCGTATGCGGGATAG
- a CDS encoding sigma-70 family RNA polymerase sigma factor gives MTTETLWQQFRGELDAFLRRQVNNPADAEDLRQQVYLQMHRHLQQGEPPEHLRGWVYRIARNAIVDHRRRRAARPEARAADLTEVEPKANEPEANPETVQSLARCLLQIVEQLEEPYRSALRWSELEGLTQQAAAERAGVSLSGMKSRVQRGRTKLREALLACCEIELDGRNQPIDHRCRQPECACSST, from the coding sequence ATGACCACCGAGACGCTCTGGCAGCAATTTCGTGGAGAGTTGGATGCATTCCTCCGCCGGCAGGTGAACAACCCGGCCGATGCGGAGGATCTGCGCCAGCAAGTGTACCTGCAGATGCACCGCCACCTGCAGCAAGGCGAGCCGCCCGAGCACCTGCGCGGCTGGGTCTACCGCATCGCCCGCAACGCGATCGTCGACCACCGTCGGCGACGAGCGGCCCGGCCCGAAGCGCGTGCAGCCGACCTGACGGAAGTGGAACCCAAAGCGAACGAGCCGGAGGCCAACCCGGAGACGGTGCAGAGCCTGGCGAGGTGCCTGCTGCAAATCGTGGAGCAGTTGGAGGAACCGTATCGCTCGGCCCTGCGCTGGAGCGAGTTGGAAGGGCTGACCCAGCAGGCGGCCGCTGAACGGGCCGGCGTCTCGCTCTCGGGCATGAAATCGCGCGTGCAGCGCGGGCGGACAAAGCTGCGTGAGGCGCTGCTGGCCTGCTGTGAGATCGAATTGGACGGGCGCAATCAGCCGATCGACCATCGCTGTCGGCAGCCGGAGTGTGCGTGTTCGTCGACGTGA
- a CDS encoding molybdenum cofactor biosynthesis protein B → MTMHDAAKMLPARVAVLTVSDRCSRGEAADTSGPALVAMARERLGADVVATACVADEVEAIGAQLRMWACEAPAPDLVLTTGGTGLAPRDVTPEATAAVLERRHEGLLELARRRCYKKTPRTYLSRGEAGTLARTLIINLPGSQRGATEMLEALLDILPHAIETLRGDVQDDGRGEVVRHER, encoded by the coding sequence ATGACGATGCATGATGCCGCGAAAATGCTGCCCGCGCGGGTGGCAGTGCTGACGGTGAGCGACCGTTGCTCGCGTGGCGAGGCCGCGGACACGTCGGGCCCGGCACTGGTGGCGATGGCGCGCGAGCGGCTTGGGGCGGACGTGGTGGCGACGGCGTGTGTGGCGGATGAGGTCGAGGCCATCGGCGCGCAGTTGCGCATGTGGGCGTGTGAGGCGCCCGCGCCCGACCTGGTGTTGACGACGGGGGGAACGGGGCTCGCGCCGCGCGACGTGACGCCGGAGGCGACGGCGGCGGTGCTGGAGCGTCGGCATGAGGGGTTGCTGGAACTGGCCCGGCGACGCTGCTACAAGAAGACGCCGCGTACCTACCTGTCGCGCGGCGAGGCGGGCACGCTGGCACGGACGTTGATTATCAACCTGCCCGGCTCGCAGCGCGGCGCGACGGAGATGCTTGAAGCGTTGCTCGATATTTTGCCGCACGCGATCGAAACGTTGCGCGGCGATGTGCAGGACGACGGCCGAGGCGAGGTGGTTCGTCATGAGCGATGA
- a CDS encoding DUF899 domain-containing protein, with amino-acid sequence MSKTTTPQHPAVSRDAWIEARKALLVKEKVHMRQGDALAVERRALPWVKIEKRYLFQTEQGERTLAELFDGCSQLIVHHLMYAPDWDAACPGCSFQAEHIDGPARHLQHHNVRIVAVSRAPIDKLLTYRRRMGWRFEWASSLGSDFNYDFHVSFTHEQLARGTVNYNFGTIDTDPRYQSEDLPGVSVFFKDTAGQVCHTYSTYARGLDMLLDANHYLDLTPEGRNDAAYPNWPRRHDEYGDDLKSCCGS; translated from the coding sequence ATGAGCAAAACCACCACGCCACAACACCCGGCTGTCTCTCGCGATGCGTGGATTGAGGCGCGGAAGGCGCTGCTTGTGAAGGAGAAGGTGCACATGCGTCAAGGCGATGCGCTCGCTGTCGAGCGGCGGGCCCTTCCGTGGGTGAAAATCGAGAAACGCTATCTCTTCCAGACGGAGCAAGGTGAGCGGACACTCGCCGAACTGTTTGATGGTTGCAGCCAGCTCATCGTCCACCATCTCATGTACGCGCCCGACTGGGACGCTGCCTGCCCCGGCTGCTCGTTCCAGGCGGAGCACATTGACGGCCCCGCCAGACACCTTCAGCATCACAATGTCCGGATCGTGGCTGTCTCCCGCGCACCGATCGACAAGCTCCTCACCTACCGCAGGCGCATGGGCTGGCGTTTTGAGTGGGCCTCCTCCCTCGGCAGCGACTTCAACTACGACTTCCATGTCTCCTTCACCCATGAGCAACTGGCCAGGGGCACGGTGAACTACAACTTCGGGACGATCGACACCGATCCGCGCTATCAAAGCGAGGATCTGCCCGGCGTCAGTGTGTTCTTCAAAGACACGGCGGGGCAGGTCTGCCACACCTATTCGACTTATGCCCGTGGTCTGGACATGCTTCTGGATGCGAATCATTATCTCGACCTCACGCCCGAAGGCCGGAACGACGCCGCCTATCCGAACTGGCCCCGTCGTCACGATGAGTACGGGGATGACTTGAAATCCTGCTGCGGCTCGTGA
- a CDS encoding nuclear transport factor 2 family protein, protein MADELTQRFIDALHSVEQQQDMETMTSLFSEDAELINAARNFKPQGQEGARQFWQQYRSAFDTIYSEFTSVKEGDGFAVLEWHGSGTRQNGQPLEYDGVSVIEHDGGHIRRFATYYDSSVFVGASEQGASGTKGGGSSS, encoded by the coding sequence ATGGCTGACGAACTGACCCAGCGCTTCATCGACGCGCTGCACAGTGTGGAACAGCAGCAGGACATGGAGACGATGACGAGCCTGTTCAGCGAAGATGCGGAACTGATCAACGCCGCCCGCAACTTCAAGCCGCAGGGCCAGGAGGGCGCCCGACAGTTCTGGCAGCAGTACCGCAGCGCCTTTGACACCATTTACTCCGAGTTCACCTCCGTGAAGGAAGGCGACGGCTTTGCGGTGCTCGAATGGCACGGCTCGGGCACGCGGCAGAACGGCCAGCCGCTGGAGTACGACGGCGTGAGTGTGATCGAGCACGACGGCGGACACATCCGCCGCTTTGCCACCTACTACGACTCCAGCGTCTTCGTCGGCGCCAGCGAACAGGGCGCTTCCGGCACCAAAGGCGGCGGTTCAAGCTCGTGA
- a CDS encoding SDR family NAD(P)-dependent oxidoreductase, with protein sequence MTDKFDLRRAYDLSGRVALVTGASRGIGRAIAIALGDCGATVAVHYVGATEQAQEVADRIGHGSVIVRADLKEAQAAQGIVESVTGRLGPVDILVLNASVQFRRSCYEVNRGEFDEQINVNFRSSFELIQLISPAMIERKWGRILTVGSVQQQRPHSEMLPYGASKAALEHVARNFAKQLAPHGVTINNLAPGVIETDRNAKILADPDAHDRIEKWIPMRRIGRTHDCVGAALLLCSHAGAYITGVDLHVAGGAQLP encoded by the coding sequence ATGACTGATAAGTTTGACCTTCGCCGCGCATACGACCTAAGTGGTCGTGTTGCGCTGGTCACAGGAGCCAGCCGAGGGATAGGCAGGGCAATAGCCATAGCGTTGGGAGACTGTGGTGCAACGGTTGCCGTTCACTATGTGGGCGCTACGGAGCAGGCACAAGAAGTTGCTGACCGGATCGGCCATGGAAGCGTGATTGTCCGGGCGGACTTGAAAGAGGCCCAAGCCGCACAGGGCATTGTGGAAAGCGTCACCGGTCGACTTGGGCCAGTTGACATCCTCGTGCTCAATGCGTCCGTGCAATTCCGAAGAAGCTGCTATGAGGTGAACCGTGGCGAATTCGACGAACAGATCAACGTAAACTTTCGATCATCTTTTGAGTTGATTCAGTTGATCTCGCCCGCCATGATCGAGCGAAAATGGGGGCGTATCCTCACTGTCGGGAGTGTACAGCAACAGCGGCCGCATTCGGAAATGCTCCCCTATGGAGCGAGTAAAGCAGCTCTTGAACATGTTGCGCGAAACTTCGCAAAGCAACTCGCGCCACACGGTGTCACGATAAACAATCTTGCACCAGGTGTCATTGAGACAGATCGTAACGCGAAGATATTGGCCGACCCTGACGCACATGATCGCATTGAGAAATGGATTCCAATGCGTCGCATTGGTCGCACGCATGACTGCGTTGGGGCGGCACTGTTGTTATGCAGTCATGCCGGTGCGTATATCACAGGTGTTGACCTGCATGTCGCAGGCGGCGCTCAACTTCCATAG
- a CDS encoding molybdenum cofactor guanylyltransferase: protein MSDEACRHEQLSAYVLAGGQSRRFGSDKARALLDGEPLVVRLTRQLKPMSRSVTVIAGQADAYADLGLRTIADVHPGCGPMAGLHAALRDVGEGGGDWLLLCSCDMVMMRPTWLAALLGARGEGGQAVAFRAERWHPFPGLYHRSLLEEVERRLAGEALRMQGLLDAVGTGLALPSDWPSVAQANTPGALARVARDNRR from the coding sequence ATGAGCGATGAGGCATGCAGGCATGAGCAGTTGTCGGCCTACGTGTTGGCGGGGGGGCAGTCGCGGCGATTCGGTTCGGACAAGGCGCGGGCCTTGCTCGATGGCGAGCCGTTGGTCGTGCGGCTTACTCGACAGCTGAAGCCGATGTCGCGGTCGGTAACGGTGATCGCTGGGCAGGCGGACGCGTATGCGGACCTGGGGTTGCGGACGATTGCGGATGTGCACCCCGGCTGCGGCCCGATGGCGGGGCTGCATGCGGCGTTGCGTGATGTGGGCGAGGGGGGTGGCGATTGGTTGTTGTTGTGTTCGTGTGACATGGTGATGATGCGGCCGACGTGGTTGGCGGCGTTGCTGGGGGCGCGTGGTGAGGGGGGGCAGGCGGTGGCGTTTCGCGCGGAGCGGTGGCATCCCTTTCCGGGACTGTATCACCGGTCGCTGTTGGAAGAGGTGGAGCGTCGGTTGGCGGGCGAGGCGTTGCGGATGCAGGGGTTGCTGGATGCGGTGGGGACGGGGTTGGCGTTGCCGAGTGATTGGCCGAGTGTTGCGCAAGCGAATACGCCGGGCGCGTTGGCGCGGGTCGCGCGGGACAATCGGCGGTGA
- a CDS encoding nuclear transport factor 2 family protein, with amino-acid sequence MGTTTTPSAAEAEILELVDRYVEAIRSVDAERIASHYAPDILAFDAIAHLQFKGVEAYRKHWEACIAMCSSEGMTFELHEPSIAVNGDVAFGHWLCRCGPGPDESGKEQAAWMRGTIGFRKTDGKWTIVHEHWSAPFDPESNKAMFDLQP; translated from the coding sequence ATGGGCACGACAACAACTCCCTCCGCCGCCGAGGCCGAGATTCTCGAACTGGTGGATCGCTACGTGGAAGCCATCCGCAGCGTGGACGCCGAGCGAATCGCCTCGCACTACGCGCCGGACATCCTCGCGTTCGACGCCATCGCGCACCTTCAATTCAAGGGGGTGGAAGCGTACAGGAAGCATTGGGAAGCGTGCATCGCCATGTGCTCATCGGAAGGGATGACCTTTGAGCTGCATGAGCCGAGCATCGCGGTGAATGGCGACGTCGCCTTCGGCCACTGGCTTTGCCGATGCGGGCCGGGGCCGGATGAGTCCGGCAAGGAACAGGCAGCCTGGATGCGCGGGACCATTGGCTTTCGCAAGACGGACGGCAAGTGGACCATCGTGCATGAGCATTGGTCGGCGCCGTTCGATCCGGAAAGCAACAAGGCGATGTTCGATCTTCAGCCGTGA